One window of the Streptococcus parasanguinis ATCC 15912 genome contains the following:
- a CDS encoding glycoside hydrolase family 13 protein, giving the protein MELTAIYHRPESEYAYLYKDGQLHIRIRTKKEDIKRIVLHYGDPFIFIEDLYEATKEMDKVTTDDLFDYWQVSVSVSHARIQYLFELEDTAGEKILYGDRGVAAYNKENLDFVMNGFKLPFIHEIDGCAVPDWVAQTVWYQIFPERFANGNPAISPEGVRPWDASIAPTMLDFFGGDLQGIIDHLDYLQDLGITGLYLCPIFESPSNHKYDTIDYFEIDRHFGDKETFRKLVKEAHARGMKIMLDAVFNHIGYDSPQWQDVVKHGEDSIYKDWFHIKKFPVSSENLWNSRDLSYHAFAFAGYMPKLNTANPEVKAYLLKVATYWIEEFEIDAWRLDVANEIDHQFWRDFRKAVLAKKPDLYILGEIWHSSQPWLNGDEFHAVMNYPLSESIKDYFLRGHKETQRFIWEINSQSMYYRQQISEVMFNLLDSHDTERILTTAKGDLQSVKSALAFLYLQRGTPCIYYGTELALIGGPDPDCRRVMPWERVSEDNDMLNFMKDLIQLRKEVAGMIQYGKVSLEEVELDVVAVEWQHEGHLLKAYFNHSKTDFVLERGQADLISLGSISDDRLNIQPNGFVIYRED; this is encoded by the coding sequence ATGGAATTAACAGCGATTTACCACCGGCCTGAATCGGAGTATGCCTATCTTTATAAGGATGGCCAGCTCCATATTCGCATCCGGACTAAGAAAGAGGATATCAAACGGATTGTCTTGCATTATGGGGATCCTTTTATTTTTATAGAGGATCTATATGAGGCAACCAAGGAAATGGACAAGGTGACGACCGACGACCTCTTTGATTATTGGCAAGTTTCGGTATCTGTCAGCCATGCACGGATCCAGTACCTCTTTGAATTAGAGGATACAGCGGGAGAGAAGATCTTGTACGGAGATCGAGGTGTGGCAGCCTACAACAAGGAGAACCTGGACTTCGTCATGAATGGCTTTAAGCTTCCTTTTATCCATGAGATTGATGGGTGTGCTGTTCCGGACTGGGTGGCTCAGACAGTTTGGTATCAGATTTTTCCTGAGCGTTTTGCCAATGGGAATCCAGCCATTTCCCCAGAGGGTGTCCGTCCTTGGGATGCGTCAATTGCCCCTACAATGTTGGATTTCTTTGGTGGAGATTTGCAGGGAATCATCGATCACTTGGACTACTTGCAGGATCTAGGAATTACAGGGCTCTACCTTTGCCCGATTTTTGAATCACCAAGCAACCACAAATACGACACCATTGATTACTTTGAAATTGATCGACATTTTGGTGATAAAGAGACCTTCCGCAAACTAGTGAAAGAGGCTCATGCGCGTGGGATGAAGATCATGCTGGATGCCGTCTTCAACCATATTGGCTATGATTCACCCCAATGGCAGGATGTGGTCAAACACGGGGAGGATTCGATTTACAAGGATTGGTTCCATATTAAAAAGTTCCCTGTCTCCTCAGAAAATCTGTGGAATAGTCGCGACTTGTCTTACCATGCTTTTGCCTTTGCGGGCTATATGCCTAAGCTCAATACGGCTAATCCAGAGGTGAAGGCCTATCTCTTGAAGGTGGCGACATACTGGATTGAAGAGTTTGAGATCGATGCTTGGCGACTGGACGTGGCCAATGAAATTGACCATCAATTCTGGCGAGATTTCCGTAAGGCGGTCTTGGCCAAGAAGCCAGACCTCTATATCCTCGGAGAAATCTGGCATTCGTCCCAACCATGGCTCAATGGTGATGAGTTCCATGCGGTGATGAACTATCCCCTCTCTGAAAGTATCAAGGATTATTTCCTGCGGGGGCATAAGGAGACGCAACGCTTCATTTGGGAGATCAATAGCCAGTCGATGTACTACAGGCAGCAAATCTCTGAGGTCATGTTCAACCTCTTGGACTCGCATGATACAGAGCGCATTTTGACGACGGCCAAAGGCGATCTTCAGTCCGTCAAGTCTGCTCTCGCCTTCCTCTATCTGCAACGCGGAACGCCTTGTATCTATTATGGAACGGAGCTAGCCCTCATCGGTGGTCCAGACCCAGATTGCCGCCGTGTCATGCCATGGGAGCGCGTGTCAGAGGACAATGATATGCTGAATTTTATGAAGGACTTGATCCAACTCCGAAAAGAAGTAGCGGGCATGATTCAGTATGGTAAAGTGAGTCTGGAAGAAGTAGAGCTAGATGTAGTAGCAGTAGAATGGCAGCATGAAGGCCACCTTCTCAAAGCCTACTTTAACCACTCGAAGACAGACTTTGTCTTAGAAAGAGGACAAGCAGATCTGATTAGTCTTGGGAGCATCTCTGATGATCGATTGAACATTCAGCCAAATGGCTTTGTTATTTATAGGGAAGATTAG
- a CDS encoding MerR family transcriptional regulator translates to MLRNDIQRITALTRKALEYYEEKGFIHPRRLENGYREYSEKDVEILNKIALFKKLGLTITEIKDCLKSDGATASSILRRKEQELESDEKRKVVFDLYIKGEDTDLINEKLAVIEAEDSLYKRLERAFPGYLGQCLFAAYQPFLQEPLSKDGEEAFKKYIQYLDSLPTFELSREEQDYVDELSSSFNMKTLKEVNEAKIAAVESYEKWHNENKDTISIFDRYLNSDDYKTSPMKNIQDQLKTFLINHHYYEVAIPLIRQFSKSYDHYYKKLTEASDYYLKQKGDAPQ, encoded by the coding sequence ATGTTAAGAAATGATATTCAAAGAATAACAGCTTTAACTCGAAAAGCACTAGAATACTATGAAGAAAAAGGTTTTATTCATCCTCGAAGACTAGAAAATGGGTATAGGGAATATTCGGAAAAGGATGTAGAGATTCTGAATAAGATTGCCTTGTTTAAAAAATTAGGGCTAACCATAACAGAAATAAAGGACTGTCTGAAGTCAGATGGGGCTACTGCATCTAGTATTCTCAGAAGAAAAGAGCAAGAACTAGAAAGTGATGAGAAACGGAAAGTAGTGTTCGATCTCTATATCAAAGGCGAAGACACGGATTTGATCAATGAAAAACTTGCGGTCATCGAAGCTGAAGACTCCCTTTATAAGAGACTCGAAAGAGCATTTCCAGGATACTTGGGGCAATGCTTATTTGCTGCCTATCAGCCTTTTTTACAGGAGCCCTTGTCAAAAGATGGAGAAGAAGCATTTAAGAAGTATATTCAATATTTAGATAGCCTTCCAACCTTTGAGTTAAGCAGAGAAGAACAGGATTATGTTGATGAACTGAGTTCTAGTTTTAATATGAAGACCTTAAAAGAGGTTAATGAAGCTAAGATAGCTGCGGTAGAAAGTTATGAAAAGTGGCATAATGAAAATAAGGACACAATTTCTATTTTTGATCGCTATTTGAACAGTGATGATTACAAAACAAGTCCAATGAAAAATATTCAAGATCAACTGAAAACATTTTTGATTAACCATCACTACTATGAAGTAGCTATTCCTCTGATTAGACAATTTAGTAAGAGTTACGATCATTATTATAAAAAACTAACTGAGGCAAGTGACTATTATTTAAAGCAAAAGGGAGATGCTCCACAGTAA
- a CDS encoding (S)-acetoin forming diacetyl reductase, translating into MSKVAIVTGAGQGIGFAIAKRLVQDGFKVGVLDYNAETAEKAVAELSADNAFAVVADVSKKEEVAAAFQKVVDHFGDLNVVVNNAGVAPTTPLDTITEEQFTRTFAINVGGVIWGAQAAQAQFKALGHGGKIINATSQAGVVGNPNLTVYGGTKFAVRGITQTLARDLADSGITVNAYAPGIVKTPMMFDIAHEVGKNAGKDDEWGMQTFAKDITLKRLSEPEDVAAAVSFLAGPDSNYITGQTIIVDGGMQFH; encoded by the coding sequence ATGTCTAAAGTAGCTATTGTCACAGGTGCTGGTCAAGGAATCGGTTTTGCAATCGCAAAACGTTTGGTGCAAGATGGCTTCAAGGTCGGAGTATTGGACTACAATGCTGAAACAGCTGAAAAAGCAGTTGCTGAGTTGTCAGCAGATAATGCTTTTGCAGTCGTAGCTGATGTGTCTAAAAAAGAAGAAGTGGCTGCAGCTTTCCAAAAGGTTGTTGACCATTTTGGAGATTTGAATGTTGTCGTAAACAATGCAGGTGTTGCGCCAACTACACCACTTGATACGATTACAGAAGAACAATTTACACGTACATTTGCTATTAACGTTGGTGGTGTGATTTGGGGTGCACAAGCAGCTCAAGCTCAGTTCAAAGCACTGGGGCATGGTGGAAAGATTATCAATGCAACTTCACAAGCAGGTGTTGTAGGTAACCCTAACTTGACTGTTTATGGTGGTACTAAATTTGCAGTTCGTGGTATCACACAGACTTTGGCGCGTGACTTGGCGGATTCAGGAATTACTGTCAATGCATATGCACCAGGTATCGTGAAGACTCCAATGATGTTTGACATTGCTCATGAAGTTGGGAAGAACGCGGGCAAAGACGACGAATGGGGTATGCAAACATTCGCTAAAGATATCACTTTGAAACGTCTTTCAGAACCAGAAGATGTGGCAGCAGCAGTCAGCTTCCTTGCTGGACCAGATTCAAACTACATCACAGGTCAAACCATTATCGTGGATGGTGGGATGCAATTCCATTAA
- a CDS encoding DUF4300 family protein: MKPSKKIMLLTSCVLAIFALAACGSNQKQSKEKQESSTVQKSSSDKERYKGSYSNLNSKASVEEVRTLLSAYLDQESVDKFLGLVTDYDSIVGSVGLTGDFSKFKKTDYNVEKISDLWTKKKGDFVGTNCRINSYTLLKNRIEIPKMKADSELLFVDNDAIDKGKVFDEADKEAFNILYSRVPTEATTDVKVHAKKMEEYFAHFKFNENARMLSVIVHDNLDGNTLFVGHVGVLVPAKDGYLFVEKLTFEEPYQAIKFATKEDVYKYLETKYQNYTGEGLAKPFIMDNEKWVEMK; the protein is encoded by the coding sequence ATGAAACCATCTAAAAAAATCATGCTTCTTACTAGCTGCGTCTTGGCGATCTTTGCTTTAGCGGCTTGTGGTAGCAACCAAAAGCAATCTAAGGAAAAGCAGGAAAGTTCCACTGTGCAGAAATCTAGTTCAGACAAGGAGCGCTACAAGGGAAGCTACAGCAACCTCAACAGCAAGGCGAGTGTCGAAGAAGTGCGGACTCTTTTGTCTGCTTATTTGGATCAGGAAAGTGTAGACAAGTTTCTAGGTCTAGTAACAGACTACGATAGCATTGTAGGCTCGGTCGGCTTGACGGGTGACTTCAGTAAGTTCAAGAAAACAGACTACAATGTTGAGAAGATCAGTGACTTGTGGACCAAGAAAAAGGGCGATTTCGTCGGGACCAACTGCCGGATCAATAGTTATACTCTTCTGAAGAATCGCATCGAGATTCCTAAGATGAAAGCGGATAGTGAACTTTTATTTGTGGACAATGATGCCATTGACAAAGGAAAAGTCTTCGATGAGGCAGACAAGGAAGCCTTTAACATTCTGTATTCACGGGTTCCAACAGAGGCTACAACGGATGTCAAGGTCCATGCCAAGAAGATGGAAGAATATTTTGCTCATTTCAAGTTCAATGAAAATGCGCGCATGCTTTCCGTTATTGTTCATGATAACCTAGATGGCAATACCCTTTTTGTCGGGCACGTCGGTGTCTTGGTTCCTGCCAAGGACGGCTATCTCTTTGTTGAGAAGCTGACCTTTGAAGAGCCCTATCAAGCCATTAAGTTTGCGACCAAGGAAGATGTCTACAAATACTTGGAGACCAAATACCAGAACTACACAGGTGAAGGTCTGGCTAAGCCCTTTATCATGGACAATGAAAAATGGGTTGAGATGAAATAA
- a CDS encoding CPBP family intramembrane glutamic endopeptidase, producing MNRKQALSMYLLGTFGQILGVSLLVWLLRAGGAKVDFTSPMGIIAVVLGGLSSAFWGSLASISYHQSSFKQLLKDFFQVKDRLANYCLVLVFLLLDFFPFIFGGKITTQSLVLPVVLFFKALLFGGVEEIGWRYFFQPTLQEKIPYLSATVITFLAWSSWHLLYFYIDGSLAVIQLLPFLVGLLTNCFILSALYHKTKNLWICVMTHACINSLSQILVNEEVWLSIVSKILIISLAIMIARKKYVTVKEEK from the coding sequence ATGAATAGAAAGCAAGCCCTATCTATGTATTTGTTAGGGACCTTCGGTCAAATATTAGGAGTCAGCCTTCTGGTGTGGCTTTTAAGAGCAGGAGGAGCGAAGGTTGATTTTACATCACCAATGGGGATCATCGCTGTTGTTTTAGGTGGCTTATCATCTGCTTTTTGGGGTAGTCTTGCAAGCATTAGTTACCATCAATCTAGTTTTAAACAACTTCTCAAAGATTTTTTTCAAGTCAAAGACAGGTTAGCAAATTATTGTTTGGTGCTTGTTTTCTTGCTACTCGACTTTTTCCCCTTTATCTTTGGTGGTAAGATCACTACTCAATCGTTGGTCTTGCCAGTAGTGCTTTTTTTCAAGGCTCTTCTTTTTGGTGGAGTTGAAGAAATTGGCTGGCGTTATTTCTTTCAACCAACTTTGCAGGAAAAAATACCATATCTTTCAGCTACTGTGATCACCTTTTTAGCCTGGTCTAGTTGGCATCTACTATACTTTTATATCGATGGTTCTTTAGCTGTCATTCAGTTGCTTCCGTTTCTAGTAGGTCTGCTAACTAACTGCTTTATCTTATCGGCCTTGTATCATAAAACGAAAAATTTATGGATCTGTGTCATGACCCATGCCTGTATCAATTCCTTGTCTCAGATTCTAGTGAATGAAGAGGTATGGCTATCTATAGTCAGTAAAATTCTTATTATTAGTTTAGCAATCATGATTGCAAGAAAGAAGTATGTAACAGTAAAGGAGGAAAAATGA
- the glpK gene encoding glycerol kinase GlpK, which yields MSQETFIMAIDQGTTSSRAIIFNKKGEQVSSSQKEFTQIFPQAGWVEHNANEIWNSVQSVIAEVFIESGIKPNQIEAIGITNQRETTVVWDKNTGLPIYNAIVWQSRQTAPLAEELKNQGYVETFHQKTGLVIDAYFSATKVRWILDHVEGAQERAEKGELLFGTIDTWLVWKLTDGAAHVTDYSNAARTMLYNIKELKWDEEILEILNIPKAMLPEVRSNSEIYGKTAPFHFYGGQVPIAGMAGDQQAALFGQLAFEPGMVKNTYGTGSFIIMNTGEEMQLSENNLLTTIGYGINGKVYYALEGSIFIAGSAIQWLRDGLRMIDSSPESEAYALKSQNQDEIYVVPAFTGLGAPYWNQEARGSVFGLTRGTTKEDFIKATLQSIAYQVRDIIDTMQVDAKTPIPVLKVDGGAAKNDYLMQFQADILGIAIARAKNLETTALGAAFLAGLTVGYWKDLEELKSLHGAAQIFEPKMNESRKEELYKGWKKAVKATQVFAESDD from the coding sequence ATGTCTCAAGAAACTTTCATCATGGCGATTGACCAGGGAACCACTAGTTCGCGGGCTATCATTTTTAATAAAAAAGGCGAGCAAGTTAGCTCTAGTCAAAAGGAATTCACTCAGATTTTTCCGCAGGCTGGTTGGGTGGAACACAATGCCAATGAGATTTGGAACTCGGTTCAGTCGGTGATCGCTGAGGTCTTTATTGAAAGTGGCATCAAGCCCAATCAAATCGAGGCGATCGGCATTACCAATCAACGGGAAACGACAGTTGTTTGGGATAAGAACACAGGCCTTCCTATTTACAATGCTATTGTCTGGCAATCGCGACAAACTGCTCCACTGGCTGAAGAACTTAAAAACCAAGGCTATGTAGAAACCTTCCACCAAAAGACAGGTTTGGTCATCGATGCCTACTTTTCAGCAACAAAAGTTCGTTGGATTTTGGACCATGTTGAAGGAGCACAAGAGCGTGCAGAAAAAGGAGAATTGCTCTTTGGGACCATTGATACTTGGTTGGTCTGGAAGCTGACGGATGGAGCAGCCCACGTGACAGACTATTCTAATGCTGCTCGGACCATGCTTTACAATATCAAGGAACTAAAATGGGACGAAGAAATTTTGGAAATCCTCAACATTCCTAAAGCCATGCTTCCTGAAGTCCGTTCAAACTCTGAAATTTATGGCAAGACAGCGCCTTTCCATTTCTACGGTGGACAAGTGCCGATTGCAGGGATGGCGGGAGACCAGCAAGCTGCCCTCTTTGGTCAATTAGCCTTTGAACCTGGGATGGTCAAGAATACTTACGGAACTGGATCTTTTATCATCATGAATACGGGTGAAGAGATGCAGTTATCAGAAAATAACTTGCTGACGACGATTGGATATGGGATCAATGGCAAGGTCTACTACGCCCTTGAAGGATCGATCTTTATCGCCGGAAGTGCTATTCAGTGGCTTCGTGACGGTCTGCGGATGATCGACAGTTCACCTGAATCTGAGGCCTATGCTTTGAAGTCCCAGAACCAGGATGAAATCTATGTGGTCCCTGCCTTTACGGGTCTTGGAGCACCATACTGGAATCAAGAGGCGCGTGGTTCTGTCTTTGGACTTACCCGGGGAACGACCAAGGAAGACTTTATCAAGGCAACCCTTCAATCCATTGCTTATCAAGTACGCGATATTATCGACACCATGCAGGTAGATGCCAAGACTCCTATCCCTGTCCTAAAAGTAGACGGAGGAGCAGCGAAAAATGATTATTTAATGCAGTTTCAGGCAGATATTCTTGGAATTGCAATTGCCCGCGCGAAAAACTTGGAAACAACGGCTCTAGGAGCAGCCTTCCTAGCAGGTCTGACCGTAGGCTATTGGAAGGACTTGGAAGAATTAAAATCTCTTCATGGAGCAGCCCAAATCTTTGAACCCAAGATGAATGAATCTCGAAAGGAAGAGCTGTACAAGGGGTGGAAGAAAGCAGTCAAAGCCACTCAAGTATTTGCAGAGTCTGATGACTAA
- a CDS encoding 8-oxo-dGTP diphosphatase, producing the protein MNETVEFTNLCMVRDGDRVLVMDRKKEDWPGITFPGGHVEVGESFTEAVIREVKEETGLRIASPQMCGMKDWVEDDIRYVVLFYKTEKFEGDLISSEEGEVWWENLKELPNLDLSLDMEDMLRIFLEEDLSEFFYYQDGEDWKYDLK; encoded by the coding sequence ATGAATGAGACCGTTGAGTTTACAAATCTTTGTATGGTAAGAGACGGAGATAGAGTTCTTGTTATGGATCGAAAAAAAGAAGACTGGCCAGGCATAACCTTTCCTGGTGGTCATGTCGAAGTGGGAGAATCATTTACGGAAGCAGTGATCCGTGAAGTGAAGGAAGAGACTGGCTTAAGGATTGCTTCTCCGCAGATGTGTGGAATGAAAGATTGGGTGGAAGACGACATTCGTTATGTAGTTCTCTTTTATAAGACAGAAAAGTTTGAAGGAGACTTAATATCCTCTGAAGAGGGAGAAGTCTGGTGGGAGAACCTGAAAGAATTGCCAAATCTAGACCTCTCCTTAGATATGGAAGATATGCTTCGTATTTTTCTTGAAGAAGACCTGTCTGAATTTTTCTACTACCAAGATGGAGAAGACTGGAAGTACGATTTAAAGTAA
- a CDS encoding CPBP family glutamic-type intramembrane protease: MRKFISKQSVAIWYALTALLATFLVGQVILWFFPDGTSIGASLLFILMNCIPLITAAVFSLVLGEVKSLGDFFKKVFLQKESPLSWILAFFVPVIYYGISILLMNVRFTGNSLLAFFLYFPWTLLYGGLEEVGWRWFLQDHLSFSKHFIPKMMGLSIVWFLWHIPIYQLPWITAGSSNYLIFYLMILGNTFLFGALKEYSKGAVPCILAHMLIDSLAVLMLVQSFLPQIILLVIFEILVASWLVAIRKSLK; encoded by the coding sequence ATGAGAAAATTTATTTCAAAACAATCAGTCGCTATTTGGTATGCACTGACTGCGCTCCTAGCTACCTTTTTAGTAGGGCAAGTTATCCTTTGGTTTTTCCCTGATGGGACTAGTATAGGTGCCTCACTACTGTTTATCCTAATGAACTGTATTCCCCTGATTACTGCGGCGGTCTTTTCTCTTGTCCTGGGTGAAGTCAAATCCTTGGGTGATTTTTTCAAAAAGGTTTTTCTTCAAAAAGAAAGTCCCCTGTCCTGGATCCTAGCTTTCTTCGTTCCCGTCATCTATTATGGAATCTCCATCCTGCTCATGAATGTTCGCTTTACTGGGAACTCCCTCTTGGCCTTCTTCCTTTATTTCCCCTGGACCTTATTATATGGCGGTCTAGAAGAAGTCGGTTGGCGTTGGTTTTTACAAGATCATCTTTCCTTTAGTAAGCACTTTATACCTAAAATGATGGGTCTTTCCATTGTCTGGTTCCTATGGCATATCCCTATTTATCAACTCCCTTGGATTACAGCAGGTTCGTCCAACTATCTCATCTTTTACCTGATGATTTTAGGGAATACCTTCCTATTTGGAGCGCTCAAGGAGTATTCAAAAGGAGCTGTCCCTTGTATCCTGGCTCATATGCTGATCGATAGTCTGGCTGTCCTTATGCTGGTTCAAAGTTTTCTTCCTCAGATCATCCTTCTAGTTATTTTCGAAATCCTAGTAGCCTCTTGGCTAGTGGCTATACGAAAATCATTGAAATAG
- a CDS encoding CbrC family protein: protein MNDSMKEYIHLKKQFQEQEKDSSSVLALYEFADRLALLETPEAKQVLVDVYQELGLYASAFSLFLELVDKSDRKQVKKLFTLEKMSLSHGDRFALPRPLTEKEKETQKEKISSLPTFRYHPDPLGTGAFKEGEPKTCPSCGEDHTIYYVLRPYCVEELSHLCPTCIATGRAAQKFEAEFIQDADWQGVMDKEKDQVLFCQTPGYSSWQGEYWLSCCRDYCAYLGTVGTRELEEMGIAEQVLAEYESRNEFQDVAEYLVKDGSMCGYLFRCLHCEQYHLWVDAD from the coding sequence ATGAATGATTCTATGAAAGAATATATCCATCTTAAAAAGCAGTTCCAAGAGCAAGAGAAGGATTCATCCAGCGTGCTGGCTCTCTATGAATTTGCGGATCGGCTAGCTTTACTGGAAACTCCAGAAGCCAAGCAGGTATTGGTGGATGTTTACCAAGAGTTGGGCTTGTATGCTAGTGCCTTTTCCCTCTTCTTAGAGCTAGTAGACAAGTCTGATCGCAAGCAAGTTAAGAAGCTTTTTACCTTAGAAAAGATGAGTCTCAGTCATGGAGATCGCTTTGCTCTCCCTCGTCCTTTGACTGAAAAAGAAAAAGAGACTCAAAAAGAGAAAATCAGTTCCTTGCCAACCTTCCGCTATCATCCGGATCCACTAGGGACTGGTGCTTTTAAGGAAGGGGAGCCTAAGACCTGTCCTTCGTGTGGGGAAGACCACACCATCTATTATGTTCTGAGACCTTATTGTGTGGAGGAGCTAAGCCATCTCTGTCCGACTTGTATTGCTACAGGTCGTGCTGCCCAGAAGTTTGAAGCAGAGTTTATACAAGATGCTGATTGGCAAGGGGTCATGGATAAGGAAAAAGATCAGGTCCTATTCTGTCAAACTCCAGGCTATAGTAGCTGGCAGGGCGAATATTGGCTCTCTTGTTGCCGAGACTACTGCGCCTATCTGGGGACAGTTGGCACTCGTGAACTGGAAGAAATGGGCATTGCTGAGCAAGTCTTAGCAGAATACGAGTCACGTAATGAATTTCAGGATGTAGCTGAATACTTAGTCAAGGATGGTTCTATGTGTGGCTATCTCTTTCGATGTCTCCATTGTGAACAATACCATCTATGGGTTGATGCGGATTAG
- a CDS encoding DUF6630 family protein, translating into MNQTAKEEYTRIVRLLTEDSSIYDAIENCLESPWSYFEENIDRYDERGIDEDETEETIIWLGIADELIDANEAVELDWNPELEDFSYFMKSLAEKKNLQMEDDWFDEEDTITNWCSMLDRKWETEGFCVGGIDIDSDSYVLFICEVETLKELTKWSNRIDQRIDHAKNL; encoded by the coding sequence ATGAATCAAACAGCGAAAGAAGAGTATACTCGTATCGTTCGGTTACTGACTGAGGACAGCTCTATCTATGATGCTATTGAAAATTGCTTAGAATCACCTTGGTCTTATTTTGAGGAAAATATTGATCGCTATGATGAGCGTGGAATTGATGAGGATGAAACAGAAGAAACTATTATTTGGCTTGGCATTGCAGATGAATTGATAGATGCGAATGAAGCTGTTGAATTAGATTGGAATCCTGAATTAGAAGATTTTAGTTACTTCATGAAATCACTGGCTGAAAAGAAGAATCTTCAGATGGAAGATGATTGGTTTGATGAAGAGGACACTATTACGAATTGGTGCTCTATGCTCGATAGGAAATGGGAAACAGAAGGTTTCTGTGTAGGTGGAATAGACATTGATAGCGATAGTTACGTCCTATTTATTTGTGAAGTGGAGACGCTAAAAGAATTAACAAAATGGAGCAATCGCATTGATCAGCGTATTGATCATGCAAAAAATCTCTAA
- a CDS encoding RDD family protein, with protein sequence MRKGETVMKMLAINPISFKKRMTEFLFDYLFILAYLVFLFLGSMLIYIIFFNGVPEFTEIQSQWLVFFTSVLPITLLFTFLDYKNDGSFGKVKAGLELVYQKKTVQASLIRNVIKFLPWQLGHMGTIHGFYSDFDMLFIVLSISATLLAVSLLAMTMFRKDKRHLGDLPAHTQVQPKKA encoded by the coding sequence ATGAGAAAGGGGGAGACAGTGATGAAGATGTTAGCAATCAATCCTATTTCGTTTAAAAAAAGAATGACAGAATTTCTGTTTGATTATCTTTTCATTCTAGCTTATTTAGTTTTTCTATTTTTAGGTTCGATGCTTATTTACATCATCTTTTTTAATGGCGTCCCAGAGTTTACAGAAATTCAGTCGCAGTGGCTTGTATTTTTTACCTCTGTTTTGCCAATCACGCTTCTTTTCACATTCTTGGATTATAAAAATGATGGCAGTTTTGGGAAGGTAAAAGCGGGACTTGAACTGGTCTACCAGAAAAAAACAGTGCAGGCAAGCTTGATTAGAAATGTCATCAAATTTTTACCTTGGCAACTCGGTCATATGGGCACGATTCATGGCTTCTATAGTGATTTTGATATGTTATTCATTGTCCTTTCTATTTCGGCTACTCTACTCGCCGTTTCCTTACTGGCAATGACGATGTTTCGGAAAGATAAGAGGCATCTAGGAGACTTGCCAGCCCATACGCAAGTGCAACCAAAAAAAGCATAG
- a CDS encoding ankyrin repeat domain-containing protein translates to MQKTFQMLRRGDLEAIRQILDKKPEEVNAVSGDKPKRDQGQSLLQVAIKSGHLDIADLLIDRGADLNFIEESTELNPFCQPVIQTAGGRAVFDCRRMIKRWNGQYEMYSSKEKADQSFKVFEKMLELGADITQKDSHGGTLLQNVLIETKEVLPSYYWKTKETSDNVLITDELRHDLNRIYDLLIRYGVTADEIAVYQKIPLKELYQDSPTMEFLNRLDQSKSL, encoded by the coding sequence ATGCAAAAAACCTTTCAGATGTTGCGAAGAGGAGATCTAGAGGCTATCCGTCAGATATTGGATAAAAAGCCTGAAGAAGTCAATGCTGTTTCGGGTGACAAACCTAAAAGAGATCAGGGACAGTCGCTCCTTCAAGTCGCTATCAAATCGGGACATTTAGATATTGCAGACTTACTCATTGATAGAGGGGCAGATCTTAACTTTATTGAAGAGTCGACCGAGCTGAATCCATTTTGTCAACCAGTCATCCAAACAGCCGGTGGAAGAGCTGTATTTGACTGCAGGCGCATGATCAAACGTTGGAATGGCCAATATGAAATGTATTCGTCTAAGGAAAAGGCGGACCAGTCTTTCAAGGTTTTTGAGAAAATGTTGGAACTTGGGGCAGATATCACTCAGAAGGATAGTCATGGGGGAACCTTATTGCAAAATGTTTTAATTGAAACCAAGGAAGTTCTACCATCTTATTATTGGAAAACAAAAGAAACAAGCGATAATGTCCTCATAACGGATGAATTACGTCATGATTTAAATCGTATTTATGATCTATTAATTCGTTATGGTGTGACTGCGGACGAAATAGCTGTCTATCAGAAGATTCCTCTCAAAGAACTTTACCAAGACAGTCCGACCATGGAGTTTTTAAATCGGTTAGATCAAAGCAAATCTTTATAA